One part of the Tunicatimonas pelagia genome encodes these proteins:
- a CDS encoding ABC transporter permease, translating into MIKNYLKIAFRNLLKQRFYSVINVLGLAIGLAVCLLIALFVLDEMSYDRYHTNADQIYRVRLSYSLGGQSGDFPIASAPLARTMAETYPEVENAVRFRAQGNYTVYRDDRAYQEEDVTYADSTLFTVFDIPLLHGNPETALTEMNSLVLCETSVEKYFGADWEQNPPLGETLLLGRDKTPYKITGIFEEIPTNSHFHFDVFLSMVSLKDSQSEIWLSNNYYTYLLLREDANVTDVEEKLNETFETYGAPQLEQYANASYEDFIASGNYFNYLLQPLTDIHLHSDLEHEIEANGDIRYVYIFSAIALFVLLIACFNFMNLSTARSAGRAKEVGIRKTLGSIRQQLITQFLAEALLVSFLALLLAILFAEVAIPFFNDLAGKQLTINYLQTWYFIPLLLLAVTAIGLLAGSYPAFFLSAFRPASVLKGKLATKSGGRWLRNGLVVLQFGISITLITSTVVVYQQLNHIRNKKLGYDKEHVLVLHNTFYLNKQAETFKNEALRQPGVTAATLTGHLPADPFNNNNNAIFPDNNPESDQTTTAPWFSVDYDYIPTMGMNIATGRNFSRDFATDSTAMIINEAAAKYFFGEDDPLGHKLSNFGEEPGSFTSYTVVGVVEDFHYSTLRQKIMPMVMIMGNSISALSLRVQPEQVTATIAALEDQWNRFQPDLPFEYSFLDERFDNIYQAEQRLGTIFTIFCSLAIFIACLGLFGLAAYTAEQRTKEIGIRKVMGASVSSLVVSFSKDFTKLVLVALLVAIPTAYFLMNQWLADFAYRISLGASTFIIAGGIALLIAWLTISFQSIRAAVANPVDSLRNE; encoded by the coding sequence ATGATAAAGAACTATCTCAAAATCGCCTTTCGAAATCTGCTCAAGCAGCGCTTTTATTCGGTCATCAATGTGCTGGGCTTAGCCATCGGCCTGGCGGTATGTTTACTTATCGCGCTGTTTGTGCTGGATGAGATGAGCTACGATCGTTACCACACCAATGCCGACCAAATTTACCGGGTGCGCTTATCGTACAGTCTGGGTGGACAAAGTGGTGATTTCCCGATAGCGTCCGCCCCTCTGGCGCGCACGATGGCTGAAACCTATCCCGAAGTAGAAAATGCGGTGCGCTTCCGAGCACAGGGTAATTATACGGTTTATCGCGATGATCGGGCGTACCAAGAAGAAGATGTGACGTATGCGGATTCTACGTTATTTACGGTTTTTGATATTCCGCTGCTGCACGGAAATCCCGAGACGGCTCTGACTGAAATGAACTCGCTGGTGCTTTGTGAGACTTCGGTGGAAAAGTACTTTGGGGCCGATTGGGAGCAGAACCCACCGCTGGGGGAAACGCTGCTGTTGGGCAGGGATAAAACACCCTACAAGATCACCGGCATCTTTGAGGAAATTCCTACCAATTCCCACTTTCACTTCGATGTATTTCTATCGATGGTTTCGCTGAAGGATAGCCAGTCTGAGATATGGTTGAGCAATAATTACTACACTTACCTGTTGTTGCGGGAAGATGCTAACGTGACCGACGTAGAAGAAAAACTCAATGAGACTTTTGAGACCTACGGAGCTCCGCAACTCGAGCAATACGCCAACGCCAGCTACGAAGATTTCATAGCCTCGGGCAACTACTTCAACTATTTACTACAACCACTTACCGATATTCACCTGCACTCAGATCTAGAGCACGAAATTGAAGCCAACGGCGATATTCGCTACGTCTACATTTTCTCAGCCATTGCTTTGTTTGTGCTACTCATTGCCTGCTTTAACTTTATGAACCTTTCTACCGCCCGCTCCGCCGGACGGGCCAAGGAGGTAGGTATTCGCAAAACGTTAGGCTCAATCCGTCAGCAACTCATCACTCAATTTTTAGCGGAAGCACTATTGGTTAGCTTCCTGGCTCTACTGCTGGCTATACTTTTCGCCGAAGTAGCCATCCCTTTCTTTAACGATCTGGCTGGAAAGCAACTAACTATTAACTACCTCCAAACATGGTATTTCATCCCATTGCTACTATTGGCAGTAACTGCCATTGGCCTGTTGGCGGGCAGCTATCCGGCTTTCTTCCTATCGGCTTTCCGTCCGGCTAGTGTACTTAAGGGAAAGTTAGCGACCAAAAGTGGTGGGCGATGGCTTCGCAACGGTTTAGTGGTGCTTCAGTTTGGCATTTCCATTACGCTGATTACCAGCACCGTGGTGGTCTATCAGCAGCTTAACCATATTCGTAATAAAAAGCTGGGGTACGATAAAGAGCATGTGCTAGTATTGCACAACACCTTCTACTTGAACAAACAGGCTGAGACATTCAAAAACGAAGCCCTGCGCCAACCCGGAGTAACTGCGGCTACGCTCACCGGCCATCTTCCGGCTGATCCGTTTAATAATAACAACAACGCCATCTTCCCCGATAATAACCCCGAAAGTGACCAAACGACGACCGCACCTTGGTTTTCCGTAGACTATGACTATATACCGACAATGGGCATGAACATTGCTACGGGACGCAACTTCTCCCGCGACTTTGCCACTGACTCTACCGCCATGATTATCAACGAAGCCGCCGCAAAATACTTTTTTGGGGAGGATGATCCGCTGGGGCATAAGCTAAGTAATTTTGGCGAAGAACCCGGTAGTTTTACTTCGTATACCGTGGTAGGGGTAGTGGAGGACTTCCATTACAGTACGCTACGGCAGAAGATTATGCCAATGGTGATGATAATGGGGAACAGTATCTCCGCGCTCTCACTGCGAGTACAGCCAGAGCAGGTTACTGCAACGATTGCGGCGTTGGAAGATCAGTGGAATCGCTTTCAGCCCGACTTGCCGTTTGAGTACTCTTTTTTGGATGAGCGATTCGATAACATCTATCAGGCTGAGCAACGGTTAGGAACGATCTTTACAATCTTCTGCTCCTTAGCCATTTTCATTGCTTGCCTCGGCTTATTCGGTTTAGCCGCCTACACCGCCGAGCAGCGTACCAAGGAAATTGGCATTCGGAAAGTGATGGGCGCATCGGTGAGTAGCCTGGTGGTCAGTTTCTCCAAAGATTTCACCAAGCTCGTACTCGTTGCCCTGTTGGTAGCCATCCCAACCGCCTACTTTCTGATGAACCAGTGGCTCGCTGATTTTGCGTACCGTATCTCATTAGGAGCCAGCACCTTTATTATTGCCGGAGGCATTGCCCTATTAATCGCCTGGCTTACCATCAGCTTCCAATCTATTAGAGCGGCAGTAGCTAATCCGGTAGACTCACTTAGGAATGAATAA
- a CDS encoding YccF domain-containing protein, with protein MSFIGNLLWIILGGFIIALEYILSGLLMCLTIIGIPFGIQSFKLAGASLFPFGNDVKDSPNRGSGISTILNVIWILLGGIWITLTHLVLGIVLCITIIGIPFGLQHFKLMKLSFTPFGYSFGDVTPPR; from the coding sequence ATGAGCTTTATTGGAAACTTACTTTGGATAATTTTAGGCGGATTCATTATTGCCCTTGAATATATACTATCGGGCCTACTGATGTGCCTAACTATCATCGGCATCCCTTTCGGCATACAATCGTTTAAACTAGCTGGAGCAAGTTTATTTCCTTTTGGCAATGATGTGAAGGACTCGCCCAACCGAGGCTCGGGCATCTCTACCATTCTGAACGTTATCTGGATTCTTCTCGGCGGTATTTGGATTACCCTCACTCATTTAGTCTTAGGCATAGTACTTTGTATCACTATCATTGGTATTCCTTTCGGACTACAGCACTTCAAGCTGATGAAGCTAAGCTTTACCCCCTTTGGCTATTCGTTTGGGGATGTGACCCCGCCCCGCTAG
- a CDS encoding alkaline phosphatase translates to MIRAIIFSFSLLLLAQCQSQEAKVAATSEEEPTPPKNIILLIGDGMGVTQVTSRFYYGEGEPNFQRFPYIGLIKTSSSRQKITDSAAGATAFSAGVKTYNGAIAVADDTTSVPTIAELVADDLSTGLIATSSIVHATPASFYAHVPARSQYEEIAAQLTTSSVDFFAGGGIQFFIDREDDTNYLDSLTVNGFMIDTAQLQKPASFSMEQKYGFLLAPDGMPKMQEGRGNFLPQATQMALDYLSQDDDGFFLMVEGSQIDWGGHANDAEYIIEEVKDFDKTLGVALDFAERDGNTLVVVTADHETGGFALSSDGSYNDIIGTFSTGGHTPDLIPVFAYGPGAESFAGIYENTGIYDKMVEATGWKSLDSPVASR, encoded by the coding sequence ATGATTCGTGCTATCATCTTTAGTTTTTCCTTATTATTACTGGCGCAATGCCAGTCTCAAGAAGCTAAAGTAGCTGCTACCAGCGAAGAAGAACCTACCCCACCCAAAAATATCATTCTACTTATTGGCGACGGCATGGGCGTAACCCAGGTAACCAGTCGCTTCTACTACGGCGAGGGCGAGCCAAACTTCCAACGCTTTCCCTACATCGGACTGATCAAAACTTCCTCTTCCCGCCAAAAAATTACCGACTCGGCAGCGGGAGCTACCGCGTTTTCGGCTGGAGTAAAAACTTATAATGGTGCCATTGCCGTTGCCGATGACACTACTTCAGTACCGACTATTGCCGAACTAGTAGCCGATGACTTAAGCACCGGACTGATAGCCACCTCATCTATCGTACACGCTACTCCGGCTTCCTTTTACGCCCATGTTCCTGCCCGAAGTCAGTACGAAGAGATTGCTGCTCAATTAACTACTTCTTCCGTAGATTTTTTCGCGGGAGGCGGCATCCAGTTCTTTATTGACCGGGAAGATGACACTAATTACTTAGATAGCTTAACTGTCAATGGTTTCATGATAGACACCGCTCAGTTGCAAAAACCAGCCAGCTTCTCTATGGAACAGAAATATGGCTTTCTGCTAGCCCCCGACGGTATGCCTAAGATGCAAGAAGGCCGGGGCAATTTTCTTCCTCAGGCTACCCAAATGGCTTTGGATTACCTTTCACAAGACGACGATGGCTTTTTCCTGATGGTAGAAGGCTCACAGATTGACTGGGGCGGGCACGCCAACGATGCTGAGTACATTATTGAAGAAGTAAAAGACTTTGATAAAACCCTCGGAGTAGCCTTGGACTTTGCCGAGCGCGATGGTAACACCCTCGTAGTGGTAACCGCCGACCACGAAACCGGTGGCTTTGCCCTATCATCCGACGGGAGCTACAACGACATCATAGGAACTTTCTCTACCGGAGGGCATACTCCCGATCTGATTCCGGTGTTTGCCTACGGACCTGGTGCTGAATCCTTCGCTGGTATCTACGAGAACACGGGTATTTACGATAAAATGGTGGAAGCAACCGGGTGGAAATCATTAGATAGCCCGGTAGCATCCCGTTAG
- a CDS encoding ABC transporter permease, whose translation MINNYLKIALRNLARHKQMTLINVLGLAVGMAACILILLFVQYELSYDRHHENADRTYRISREWRNADGETNLHLGHLAPPFEPRLAEDFAGIIEKSTRLANNGMLITYEEGDKQMIEDGLFFAEPEALDIFSFSFVAGAPETALSLPNAVVLTESTARKYFGDEDPLGKALRLEQEIDLKVTGVIEDVPGNSHFHPTMLVSFVLVEGFYGQDYMNTNWASNNFSTYVLLAEGYNPTDLEAQFPAFLDKHLPGDPDVPASQTNFLHLWPITDIHLYSNLDSEIEANGDIAYVYIYTVIALFILVIACINFINLTTARATRRAKEVGVRKVMGAEKASLVGQFLSESVLVSLFGLTLAILLVTLALPYFTDFVDKQLSFDILGNPFLLALLAAIVLVVGIVSGSYPAFYLSAFQPARILRSSRGSQRGNVLLRSGLVVLQFVISIALVIGVITVERQLDYVKSKPLGFNQENLLVLPISRSIYDQYEELKAQFLAQPGIVDVALASRVPSGRLLDSQGGQVEVNDGMKDIDFRLANIDVGHDYINSLDINLVAGRNFDINRVSDSTEAFIINEVAAHTIGYNSPEEAVGKKISYGGRQGYIIGVAEDFHFESLHQPIAPIIFHIPFSADRVRRVVVRVQASAMDETISYLKEQWSYLRPGFPFDYYTIGDRFQGQYDAEDRLGQIVQFFSLLAIFIAALGLVGLASYTAEQRTKEIGIRKVLGASVSQLLLLLTKGFSKLILVAFLIACPLAYFVMNHWLDTFAYQDTLSIWSFILAGVAALLVAGITVGSQTISTATRNPVDSLRDE comes from the coding sequence ATGATAAATAATTATCTCAAAATCGCTCTACGGAATCTGGCTCGTCATAAGCAGATGACCTTAATTAATGTTCTTGGCTTAGCTGTCGGAATGGCTGCCTGTATCCTGATTCTACTGTTTGTGCAGTACGAATTGAGCTACGACCGCCATCACGAAAATGCCGACCGCACTTATCGCATCTCTCGGGAGTGGCGCAATGCTGACGGGGAAACCAACCTTCATTTGGGGCACTTAGCTCCGCCGTTTGAGCCTCGGTTAGCGGAAGATTTTGCCGGTATCATAGAGAAATCCACTCGCTTGGCAAACAACGGTATGCTAATCACCTACGAAGAGGGGGATAAACAAATGATAGAAGATGGTCTTTTTTTTGCCGAACCAGAGGCGCTCGACATCTTTTCTTTTTCTTTTGTAGCGGGTGCCCCGGAAACTGCTTTAAGCTTACCCAATGCAGTAGTACTCACGGAAAGTACGGCTCGTAAGTATTTTGGTGATGAAGATCCCCTAGGCAAAGCTCTAAGACTAGAGCAAGAGATTGACCTGAAAGTAACAGGCGTGATAGAAGATGTACCTGGTAATTCTCACTTCCACCCCACTATGCTAGTTTCTTTTGTTTTGGTAGAAGGGTTCTACGGCCAGGATTATATGAACACTAACTGGGCTAGTAACAACTTTTCTACCTACGTGCTGCTGGCAGAAGGCTACAACCCCACCGATTTAGAAGCACAGTTTCCGGCTTTTTTAGATAAGCACCTACCTGGCGACCCGGATGTGCCTGCTTCTCAGACTAACTTTCTTCACCTGTGGCCCATTACTGACATTCACCTGTACTCCAATTTAGATTCTGAAATTGAAGCCAACGGTGATATCGCTTACGTATACATTTATACCGTTATCGCGCTATTCATTCTAGTTATCGCTTGCATCAATTTTATCAACCTAACCACTGCCCGGGCTACCCGTCGGGCGAAGGAAGTAGGAGTGCGTAAAGTGATGGGTGCTGAGAAAGCCTCGCTAGTAGGCCAGTTCTTATCCGAATCGGTATTGGTTTCTTTATTTGGATTGACGCTCGCTATACTGCTGGTGACGTTAGCTTTACCCTACTTTACCGATTTCGTTGATAAACAGCTATCATTTGATATACTGGGCAACCCCTTTCTGTTAGCGTTATTGGCAGCGATTGTGCTAGTAGTCGGTATCGTATCCGGTAGCTATCCAGCGTTCTATTTATCGGCCTTTCAGCCCGCCCGCATTTTACGAAGTAGCCGGGGTAGCCAACGAGGTAATGTTCTTCTGCGCTCGGGGCTAGTCGTACTTCAGTTTGTTATCTCCATTGCGTTAGTGATTGGGGTCATTACCGTAGAGCGACAATTAGATTATGTCAAAAGCAAACCGTTAGGCTTCAATCAAGAGAACTTGCTGGTACTACCAATTAGCCGATCAATCTACGACCAATACGAAGAGTTAAAGGCGCAGTTTCTAGCCCAGCCGGGTATCGTGGATGTGGCCCTGGCGAGCCGGGTACCTTCCGGGCGGCTACTGGACTCGCAAGGCGGGCAAGTAGAAGTGAACGATGGTATGAAAGATATTGATTTCCGCTTAGCTAATATTGACGTAGGTCATGATTACATCAACTCTCTGGATATTAACTTGGTAGCTGGCCGCAACTTTGACATTAACCGCGTTAGTGATTCTACCGAAGCCTTTATCATCAATGAGGTTGCAGCCCACACTATTGGCTACAATTCGCCCGAAGAAGCCGTTGGTAAAAAGATTAGCTACGGTGGCCGACAGGGTTATATCATTGGAGTGGCGGAAGACTTTCACTTTGAATCGTTACACCAACCCATTGCGCCTATTATATTTCATATTCCTTTCAGTGCCGATCGAGTGCGTAGGGTAGTGGTCCGAGTACAAGCCAGCGCGATGGATGAGACCATCAGCTACCTGAAAGAACAATGGAGCTACCTTCGTCCGGGCTTCCCGTTTGATTACTACACCATAGGTGACCGCTTTCAGGGACAGTACGATGCGGAAGATCGGTTAGGACAAATTGTGCAGTTTTTTTCCCTATTGGCAATCTTCATCGCGGCGTTGGGTTTAGTAGGCTTGGCTTCTTATACCGCTGAGCAACGCACCAAAGAAATTGGCATTCGTAAGGTATTAGGGGCATCGGTGAGTCAGTTACTGCTGTTGCTTACTAAAGGCTTTTCTAAACTTATTTTGGTAGCATTTCTCATTGCCTGCCCACTGGCCTACTTCGTGATGAACCACTGGCTAGATACCTTCGCTTACCAAGATACGCTGAGCATCTGGAGCTTTATTTTAGCTGGAGTAGCCGCTCTATTAGTAGCCGGAATCACCGTCGGTTCTCAGACCATTAGCACCGCTACCCGTAACCCGGTAGATTCTCTGCGGGATGAATGA
- a CDS encoding ABC transporter permease, with protein MLRNYLTIALRTLTRNRVTTVINLVGLSVGMACCVVVYVMVKHEYTYDNFHTNADRIYRVVTQTQEPSGIDYDGSVCFPMAEALRENFPTVENATQVYARSTGVIKRWNDEGEENRHQAYHLAYADAHFLETFSYPLLAGHRPSLLKTPDEVVLTRVLADRVFGNEYQDRYDELIGQTLEINQRSYRVSGILEDVPDNTNVYFHLLLPMEVFMAENPGWTSNWKSVPYASNAFLTLPEGYNSKQLETALNQIKHNYLDEDLAERRTYYLQALSDIHTEAQYNGTFFATPKPLLLALISMGLIVLVAGGINFINLSTAQAIRRAKEIGIRKTLGSRKRQLVFQFLGETALLCTFAALLAVGLADWFLVAANQYMAPLSRYVPMTFELDTTIVYFLIALGTIITVVAGYYPSRVLASYQPVQALKQSVRAVNVGFKSKFSLRKALVVVQFTIAQFLLLGTIVVATQMDFFREQDMGFAQEGIMVVNLPNRDRTPREQFRQELQNIASVEQVAFCSSTPTSRNKNFNEVYATAFGSAEKYQMEQKIIDPNYVSLFELSVVTGRNLQENDYVPDSVTHQKVLLNETAVKTLGFTNPEEAIGQLIKYNNKQATVVGVLRDFVNNTLKEEIHPTYFYYGDGLREATVKIAGTSVAPTLQTIQKMWESLYTEAFFHYEFMDDYLAILYTLEDTLYRFFRIMAGLALIIGCLGLYGLVSFLALHRQKEISIRKTLGATVQQILYRFVREFTTLVLLAFGVAAPLGYLAMRAWLNTFAYRIDLHLGYFMVTFLAAIAIAWLTVGFRSIRAAVANPVDSLRNE; from the coding sequence ATGCTAAGAAACTACCTGACCATTGCTCTTCGTACCCTTACTCGTAACCGGGTGACTACCGTGATTAATCTGGTTGGATTATCGGTGGGAATGGCCTGCTGCGTGGTGGTGTACGTGATGGTGAAGCACGAGTATACCTACGATAACTTCCATACCAATGCGGATCGGATTTACCGCGTGGTAACCCAAACTCAAGAACCCAGCGGTATTGATTACGACGGATCCGTTTGCTTTCCGATGGCGGAAGCTTTGCGAGAGAATTTTCCAACCGTAGAAAATGCTACGCAGGTATACGCTCGCAGCACTGGAGTGATTAAACGCTGGAATGACGAAGGTGAAGAAAATCGGCATCAAGCGTATCATTTGGCATACGCCGATGCCCACTTTTTGGAAACCTTTAGCTATCCACTGCTGGCCGGTCATCGTCCTTCACTATTAAAGACTCCGGACGAGGTGGTACTGACTCGTGTTCTGGCTGATCGGGTATTTGGTAATGAATACCAAGATCGTTACGATGAATTGATTGGACAAACCCTGGAAATCAACCAGCGGAGCTACCGGGTGAGTGGTATTCTGGAAGATGTACCGGATAATACCAATGTGTATTTTCATCTGCTATTACCGATGGAAGTTTTTATGGCCGAGAACCCCGGATGGACGAGCAACTGGAAGAGTGTACCTTACGCTAGCAATGCTTTTCTCACGTTGCCCGAAGGGTACAATTCCAAGCAGTTAGAAACAGCACTGAATCAAATCAAACACAACTACCTAGACGAAGACCTGGCTGAACGCCGAACCTACTACTTGCAAGCCCTGTCGGATATTCATACTGAAGCTCAGTACAATGGTACCTTCTTCGCTACTCCTAAGCCACTACTGTTGGCACTTATTAGCATGGGGTTGATTGTGCTAGTGGCGGGAGGAATTAATTTTATTAATCTTTCTACGGCTCAAGCTATCCGCCGAGCTAAGGAAATTGGCATTCGGAAAACCCTGGGTAGCCGCAAGCGACAGCTTGTCTTTCAGTTCTTGGGCGAGACCGCTCTGCTGTGTACGTTTGCCGCCTTACTTGCCGTTGGTTTGGCCGATTGGTTTTTGGTCGCAGCGAATCAGTATATGGCTCCGCTCTCTCGCTACGTACCCATGACTTTTGAGTTGGATACTACCATTGTTTATTTTCTGATAGCGTTGGGCACCATCATTACGGTCGTTGCCGGATACTATCCCTCCCGAGTACTAGCTAGCTATCAGCCGGTGCAGGCCCTCAAACAATCGGTTCGGGCGGTGAATGTTGGATTTAAATCTAAATTCTCACTGCGGAAGGCGTTAGTAGTGGTACAGTTTACCATCGCGCAGTTTTTGTTGCTGGGAACCATTGTGGTAGCAACCCAAATGGATTTCTTTCGCGAGCAAGATATGGGTTTTGCCCAAGAAGGAATTATGGTGGTGAACTTACCTAATCGCGACCGTACCCCTCGCGAACAGTTCCGGCAAGAGCTGCAGAATATCGCTTCTGTCGAGCAGGTCGCTTTTTGCTCGTCCACTCCTACTTCGCGTAACAAAAACTTCAACGAAGTATACGCTACTGCTTTCGGCAGTGCCGAGAAGTACCAGATGGAGCAGAAAATTATTGACCCTAATTATGTTTCTCTCTTTGAACTTAGCGTAGTTACCGGGCGGAATTTGCAGGAAAATGACTACGTACCGGATAGCGTGACTCATCAGAAAGTTCTGCTGAACGAAACGGCAGTTAAGACGCTCGGCTTTACTAACCCGGAGGAAGCAATTGGTCAGCTTATCAAGTACAACAACAAGCAAGCTACCGTAGTAGGCGTATTGCGTGACTTTGTGAACAACACCCTAAAAGAAGAAATACACCCTACGTATTTCTACTACGGTGATGGACTGCGAGAAGCTACGGTGAAAATAGCGGGTACCAGCGTAGCCCCGACGCTACAAACCATACAGAAAATGTGGGAAAGCTTGTATACCGAAGCATTCTTCCACTACGAATTTATGGACGATTACCTCGCCATTTTATACACGCTAGAGGATACCCTGTATCGCTTCTTCCGCATTATGGCGGGTTTAGCATTAATTATCGGTTGCTTGGGATTGTACGGCTTAGTTTCCTTCCTGGCATTGCACCGACAGAAAGAGATTAGTATTCGGAAAACGTTGGGAGCTACGGTGCAGCAAATTTTATATCGCTTTGTGCGGGAGTTTACTACGCTGGTGCTGCTGGCGTTTGGCGTAGCCGCTCCGTTAGGTTATCTGGCTATGCGAGCTTGGCTCAATACCTTCGCTTACCGAATTGATTTACACCTTGGATATTTTATGGTCACCTTTTTAGCGGCCATCGCCATCGCCTGGCTAACGGTCGGCTTCCGATCAATCCGAGCCGCCGTCGCTAACCCGGTAGACAGCTTACGCAATGAATGA